In Rhodobacter sp. 24-YEA-8, the following are encoded in one genomic region:
- a CDS encoding TonB-dependent siderophore receptor, translating into MFHRVSHLAVIAALAAGAAGNARAQTQDEDPVDLGTITLSALRYGADIARSGVSVSVVDRAELDKSADLRLADFLGTLPGVSVISQGGFGANTALRIRGFDGRHIAVYIDGIRIDDPSGVQVSTDFGALMTDDIARIEVLRGSQSALWGGSAVAGVINISTLSGAEPGLHQKVSVEGGSHNSARLAWGLTQKDDQLELALNASHFRTDGISAFDGGTEADGAEASRLSFSARYRVSDLVTLGGAAFWQKTRSDYDGYIDTDGDGYTDTFTDLPNEMRRQDLGLRLFAELETGNTLHVLGIGFSRNKRDMDDENGKSAFTGERLTLDWQATSTLSDQLTLSYGADFNREEAKTSAMPGGSGNTDTKGIWGQLAWSPREGFDVTAALRYDDHSAFGGFGTGRLSFAWAAAEGLTLRGAVARGFRAPSLDELYGDYPGLFFTGNPDLDPETSVSYELGADYAFGTGASLSFTAFRIEVEDRIAADPATFWSTLGNLAGSSVSKGVELAAKTRLSDALSLTLAYTYTDAHDPNGARLTAVPRHNLALALDAQISERVSARFTLSHLAGRRDRHVNSFAALDMPDVTLLDAAFSYRISDSIGATLRIENVTDEHWQSSHGYGTPGRTAWLGLQARF; encoded by the coding sequence ATGTTTCACAGGGTTTCCCATCTTGCAGTGATTGCCGCGCTGGCTGCCGGTGCGGCCGGCAATGCGCGCGCACAGACACAGGACGAAGACCCTGTTGACCTGGGCACGATCACGCTCTCGGCCCTGCGTTACGGGGCCGATATTGCGCGCTCCGGCGTCTCGGTCAGTGTGGTTGACCGCGCCGAGCTGGACAAAAGCGCCGATCTGCGGCTCGCGGATTTTCTTGGCACATTGCCGGGGGTCTCGGTGATCAGCCAGGGTGGTTTTGGTGCCAATACCGCCTTGCGGATCCGTGGCTTCGACGGGCGTCATATCGCGGTCTATATCGACGGGATCCGCATTGACGACCCGTCCGGCGTGCAGGTCTCGACCGATTTCGGCGCGCTGATGACCGATGATATTGCCCGGATCGAGGTGCTGCGCGGGTCGCAATCGGCGCTGTGGGGCGGCTCGGCCGTGGCCGGGGTGATCAATATCTCGACATTGTCCGGGGCAGAGCCGGGGCTGCATCAGAAGGTGAGCGTCGAAGGGGGCAGCCATAATTCGGCCCGCCTTGCCTGGGGCCTGACCCAAAAGGATGACCAGCTTGAACTGGCCCTGAATGCCAGCCATTTCCGCACCGACGGGATATCGGCCTTTGACGGGGGCACCGAAGCGGATGGCGCCGAGGCCAGCCGGCTGTCGTTTTCGGCGCGCTACCGGGTCTCAGATCTGGTGACGCTGGGGGGCGCCGCTTTCTGGCAAAAGACCCGCAGCGATTATGACGGCTATATCGATACGGATGGCGATGGCTATACCGATACTTTCACCGATCTGCCCAATGAGATGCGCCGCCAGGACCTTGGCCTGCGCCTCTTCGCAGAGCTGGAGACCGGCAATACGCTGCATGTGCTGGGCATCGGCTTTTCACGCAACAAGCGCGATATGGATGACGAGAACGGCAAAAGCGCCTTTACCGGCGAGCGTCTGACGCTGGACTGGCAGGCGACCAGCACGCTGTCTGACCAGCTGACCCTGTCTTATGGTGCGGATTTCAACCGTGAAGAGGCGAAAACCTCGGCCATGCCCGGAGGCTCGGGTAATACCGATACCAAAGGCATCTGGGGCCAGCTTGCCTGGTCGCCGCGCGAAGGCTTCGATGTGACTGCGGCACTGCGGTATGATGACCATTCGGCCTTTGGCGGTTTCGGCACCGGGCGGCTTTCCTTTGCCTGGGCGGCTGCCGAGGGGCTGACCCTGCGCGGTGCCGTCGCGCGGGGCTTCCGCGCGCCCTCGCTTGACGAGCTGTACGGTGATTATCCGGGGCTGTTCTTCACCGGTAATCCCGATCTCGATCCCGAAACCAGCGTCTCATACGAGCTGGGTGCAGATTATGCCTTCGGGACAGGTGCGTCGCTGTCTTTCACGGCTTTCCGCATCGAGGTCGAAGACCGTATCGCCGCCGATCCCGCGACCTTCTGGTCGACCCTGGGCAATCTGGCGGGCAGCTCGGTGTCGAAAGGCGTCGAGCTGGCCGCGAAAACCAGGCTGAGCGATGCGCTGAGCCTCACGCTCGCCTATACCTATACCGATGCGCATGACCCGAATGGGGCGCGCCTGACGGCGGTGCCGCGCCATAATCTGGCGCTCGCGCTGGATGCACAGATCAGCGAGCGGGTCTCGGCGCGCTTTACCCTCAGCCATCTGGCCGGACGCCGCGACAGGCATGTGAACAGCTTTGCCGCCCTCGATATGCCCGATGTCACCTTGCTGGATGCCGCTTTCAGCTATCGGATCAGTGACAGTATCGGGGCCACATTGCGCATTGAGAACGTGACCGATGAGCACTGGCAGTCGTCGCATGGTTACGGCACGCCGGGTCGCACGGCCTGGCTCGGGCTGCAGGCACGGTTCTGA
- a CDS encoding ABC transporter substrate-binding protein, which yields MLRAATLVLLFGALPVAADPLPPPGRVVSINLCTDQLAMMLAAPGQLVSVSHLASDPLASSMPEEAAAYTANRGGAEQVFLMTPGLVLAGTYTARASVDLLRRLGIRVEQVTPVTSLEGVSAQIREVAGYLGREAAGEALVAEFEAGLAALATDLALKPAALYYPNGYTTGKGTLSDDVLAHTGFANIGAVAGVTGGGVLPMELLVMAQPDLVVTSKPYPGASRSEEILDHPALALLQAEAGLVAFSDADWICGTPHILRAVAAMRAARLGLEAASATKDAGERAE from the coding sequence ATGCTGCGCGCCGCCACCCTTGTCCTGCTCTTTGGGGCCTTGCCGGTGGCGGCCGACCCTCTTCCCCCTCCGGGGCGGGTGGTCTCGATCAACCTGTGCACCGATCAGCTGGCGATGATGCTGGCGGCGCCGGGGCAACTGGTTTCGGTCAGCCATCTGGCCTCGGACCCGCTGGCCTCCTCCATGCCGGAGGAGGCCGCCGCCTATACCGCAAACCGGGGCGGCGCCGAGCAGGTATTTCTCATGACGCCCGGTCTCGTGCTGGCCGGCACCTATACTGCCCGTGCCAGTGTCGATCTGCTGCGCAGGCTTGGCATCCGGGTGGAACAGGTGACGCCGGTCACCTCGCTGGAGGGCGTCAGCGCTCAGATCCGCGAGGTGGCGGGGTATCTCGGGCGCGAGGCGGCGGGCGAGGCGCTGGTCGCTGAATTCGAGGCCGGTCTTGCGGCGCTGGCGACTGATCTGGCCCTGAAACCGGCAGCACTTTATTATCCCAATGGCTATACGACGGGGAAGGGCACCCTGTCGGATGATGTCCTCGCACATACCGGTTTCGCCAATATCGGCGCGGTCGCGGGCGTCACTGGCGGAGGTGTCCTGCCGATGGAGCTGCTCGTGATGGCGCAGCCCGACCTGGTCGTGACCTCGAAACCCTATCCCGGCGCCTCGCGTTCGGAAGAGATCCTTGACCACCCCGCGCTGGCGCTTTTACAGGCTGAGGCCGGGTTGGTGGCCTTCAGCGATGCCGACTGGATCTGCGGCACACCGCATATCCTGCGCGCCGTCGCGGCGATGCGTGCGGCGCGGCTGGGGCTGGAGGCCGCATCGGCCACAAAAGACGCGGGGGAGCGAGCGGAATGA
- a CDS encoding amidase has product MIGDLGARDATELAGLVAKGEVSPDELLDAALAAVGARNPAINAVVLVQEEVARAEIRAGLPRGPFRGVPFLIKDLGLEAKGLPSLNGTRLGPARTYAADCNMMARMRATGVVTFGRTTSPEGGVGIATEAAVYGGPTRNPWNTDHTAGGSSGGAAAAVAAGIVAFAHGSDGGGSVRVPASNCGLFGFKPTRARLPDGPWSGEGWAGMAIDGFLTRSVRDTAVMLDACEGPDLGAPYCAPPLAKGYGQAISAPPRRLRVAICDTTFTGAAIDPEVAAAVQEAGRLLEGLGHHVEPARPKADIGAMMRAWTDIVAVGTALTIRQKLKGSALTEDLVEGVGRGAVKHAEALGPLRYLEAVEDIHDFGREMASFFRPETGPGYDILLSATLAEPPAKVGRFSHETEDYVDYRLGPGRCFDYSPFAAVFNASGQPAASLPLGWSASGLPIGVHLAAPFGADEELIALCAEVEAAVYWNRRAALAG; this is encoded by the coding sequence ATGATCGGGGATCTGGGCGCACGGGATGCGACCGAACTTGCGGGGCTGGTGGCAAAGGGCGAGGTCAGCCCGGATGAGCTGCTGGATGCGGCGCTGGCCGCGGTCGGCGCCCGAAATCCGGCAATCAACGCCGTGGTGCTGGTGCAGGAAGAGGTCGCGCGCGCCGAAATCCGCGCAGGCCTTCCGCGCGGACCGTTTCGCGGCGTGCCCTTTCTGATCAAGGATCTGGGGCTCGAGGCAAAGGGGCTGCCGTCCCTTAACGGCACGCGGCTTGGTCCGGCCAGGACCTATGCCGCCGATTGCAATATGATGGCCCGGATGCGGGCGACCGGGGTGGTGACATTCGGGCGCACGACAAGCCCCGAAGGCGGGGTCGGCATCGCAACCGAGGCCGCCGTCTATGGCGGGCCAACCCGCAACCCCTGGAACACTGACCATACCGCCGGCGGCTCGTCGGGCGGCGCGGCGGCGGCGGTCGCGGCAGGGATCGTCGCTTTCGCGCATGGATCAGACGGTGGTGGCTCGGTCCGGGTTCCAGCCTCGAATTGCGGGCTTTTCGGCTTCAAGCCGACCCGCGCGCGGCTGCCCGACGGGCCATGGTCCGGCGAGGGCTGGGCCGGCATGGCGATTGACGGGTTCCTGACACGTTCGGTCCGCGACACGGCGGTGATGCTGGATGCCTGCGAGGGGCCCGACCTCGGTGCCCCCTATTGCGCGCCGCCGCTGGCAAAGGGCTACGGCCAGGCGATCTCGGCCCCGCCCCGGCGGCTGCGCGTGGCGATCTGCGACACGACCTTTACCGGCGCCGCGATTGACCCGGAGGTCGCAGCCGCGGTGCAGGAGGCCGGGCGGCTGCTGGAAGGCCTTGGGCACCATGTGGAGCCGGCGCGGCCAAAGGCGGATATCGGAGCGATGATGCGGGCCTGGACCGATATCGTTGCGGTCGGCACCGCGCTTACGATCCGGCAGAAGCTGAAAGGCAGCGCGCTGACGGAGGATCTGGTCGAGGGTGTCGGGCGCGGCGCGGTGAAACATGCCGAAGCGCTCGGGCCGCTGCGCTATCTGGAAGCGGTCGAGGATATCCATGATTTCGGCCGTGAAATGGCATCCTTCTTCCGGCCTGAAACCGGCCCCGGTTACGACATCCTGCTCTCGGCTACCCTGGCCGAACCACCGGCCAAAGTCGGGCGGTTCAGCCATGAGACCGAGGATTACGTCGATTACCGCCTCGGGCCGGGGCGCTGTTTCGACTATTCGCCTTTTGCCGCCGTGTTCAACGCAAGCGGCCAGCCGGCGGCGTCGTTGCCTCTCGGCTGGTCGGCCTCGGGCCTGCCGATCGGCGTGCATCTGGCGGCGCCCTTTGGTGCGGATGAGGAGCTGATCGCACTTTGCGCCGAGGTGGAGGCGGCCGTGTACTGGAACCGGCGCGCAGCCCTGGCGGGGTGA
- a CDS encoding iron ABC transporter permease, translated as MKMLIPLLLALVAALFAASLLIGPAGLGLGESLRALLGGEGGPVMLVMQEIRLPRALLGLLIGAALGISGAAMQGYLRNPLAEPGLIGVSASAALGAVLTLQTGLAAAFSLALPLAALAGAGLASLLILGLAGPRGGALALILAGIAISALAGAATSLVLNLSPNPFAAAEIVYWMMGSLADRSFTHVWLAAPFILVGVVALLSLGRGLDAMTLGEDAAESLGIRPARLRLVLILGCSAAVGASVAVAGAIGFVGLVVPHVLRPLVGASPSRLLPAAALGGAAVLLAADIATRLIAPDRDLKLGVLTALVGAPFFLHLIWKMRRVEA; from the coding sequence ATGAAAATGCTGATCCCGCTGTTGCTGGCGCTGGTGGCGGCGCTGTTTGCGGCCTCGCTTCTGATCGGGCCGGCAGGGCTGGGCCTTGGCGAAAGCCTGCGCGCGCTTTTGGGCGGCGAGGGCGGGCCGGTCATGCTGGTGATGCAGGAGATCCGCCTGCCGCGCGCGCTCCTCGGGCTGCTGATCGGCGCGGCGCTCGGGATTTCCGGCGCTGCGATGCAGGGCTATCTGCGCAACCCCCTGGCCGAGCCGGGGCTGATCGGTGTTTCGGCCTCGGCGGCCCTGGGCGCAGTTCTGACCCTGCAGACCGGGCTTGCAGCGGCTTTTTCGCTGGCCTTGCCGCTGGCGGCGCTGGCGGGGGCGGGGCTGGCCTCACTGCTGATCCTGGGGCTTGCGGGCCCGCGCGGCGGCGCGCTGGCGCTGATCCTTGCCGGGATCGCGATTTCCGCGCTGGCTGGCGCGGCGACCTCGCTGGTCCTGAACCTCTCGCCCAACCCCTTTGCCGCGGCCGAGATCGTCTATTGGATGATGGGTTCGCTCGCGGACCGGTCTTTCACCCATGTCTGGCTGGCGGCGCCGTTTATCCTTGTGGGCGTTGTGGCGCTCCTGAGCCTCGGGAGGGGCCTTGATGCGATGACGCTGGGCGAGGATGCGGCCGAGAGCCTCGGCATCCGCCCGGCAAGGCTGCGCCTTGTGCTGATCCTCGGGTGTTCGGCGGCGGTGGGTGCCTCGGTCGCGGTCGCGGGGGCGATTGGCTTTGTCGGGCTTGTGGTGCCGCATGTGCTGCGCCCGCTGGTTGGCGCCAGTCCCTCGCGGCTTTTGCCGGCGGCGGCCCTTGGCGGCGCCGCGGTGCTGCTTGCCGCCGATATCGCGACCCGGCTGATCGCGCCGGATCGCGACCTGAAGCTCGGCGTGCTGACGGCTCTGGTCGGGGCGCCTTTCTTCCTGCATCTGATCTGGAAGATGCGGAGGGTTGAGGCATGA